CGCGTTCCCCGGCAGGGCGGGACCGGGCACCCGCGGCCGCTCGTTACGCCCCTCTATTTCTACACCCACTGTAAAGGAGCCCCGGGGCATCACCCCCGCGGGAAACGGAGAAACGGTTTTCGGCCGTTTCCGCGTCTCGGGCCTGGAGCGCGCCCGCCCCTCACACCGCCGACCCTATGCTTCTACGTGACTGTAGAAACGTAGAAGGGCCTCGGGCCCTGAACGAACGTACGAACGCACATGAAGGAGAGAACGCCCCGATGGTGTTCAAACGACTGCTCGGCGCACTCGGCGTGGGCGGCCCCACGGTCGACACGGTCCTCGACCCCGCCCCCGCCCGGCCCGGCTCCACTCTCACCGGCCAGGTCCACCTCAAGGGCGGCGACGCCGACTTCGACATCGACCACATCACCCTGGAGCTGGTGGCACGGGTCGAGGCCGAGCACGAGGACGGCGAGAGCGAGGGCGTCGTCGTCTTCGACCGCTTCACCGTCAGCGGCGGCTTCCGGCTCGGCGAGGGCGAGGCGCGCAGCGTGCCCTTCACCGTGGTGCTGCCGTGGGAGACACCCGTCACCGAGCTGTACGGGCAGAGCCTGGGCATCGTCCTCGGGGTGCGCACCGAGCTGGCGGTGGCCGGCGCCAAGGACAAGGGCGACCTGGACCAGCTGAGCGTCGCACCGCTCCCCGCCCAGGAGGCGATCCTCGAAGCCCTCGGCCAACTCGGGTTCGGCTTCAAGTCGGCCGACCTCGAATACGGGCGCCTGCACGGCACCGGTCAGCAGCTCCCCTTCTACCAGGAGCTCGAACTCACCCCGGCCCCGCAGTACGCCCACCAGGTCAACGAGATCGAGCTAACCTTCCTCGCGAGCCCGGGCGGGATGGAGGTGGTCCTGGAGGCCGACAAGCGCGGCGGCTTCTTCTCCGAGGGCCATGACACGGTCAGCCGGTTCACGGTCGGCCATCACGACGTCCGCGACTGGAACACCGAAGTCGACGGCTGGATCCGCCAGTTGGTCGAACACCGGACGTCGTACGGCTCGCAGGGCACCTACGGGGACGCCTACGGCCACGGCGACCATCACGACAGCCGCCGATCCGGCCCCGGCATGGGAACCGTCGTCGCGGCGGGCGCGGCCGGCCTCGCCGTCGGCGTGGTCGGCGGGATGGTCGCGGCCGAAGTCGTGGACGAGATCGGGGACTTCTTCGAGGGCGACGAGGAAGATGAGGAGGGGTAGCAGGAAGAGGCATGACGGCGCGGCGGAACTTATCCGCCCAGCGGTTAGTTTCTACGCAGCATCGACCCCTCCGAGCGCCAGCGGGTGGCCCAGCTGATCGCCGGCAACGAGGTGCTGCAGAACTTCGACGCCATGGATCTGCAGCGGCGCTTCGACGAGAACCTCAACAAGCTGACCGCCGACTTCGCGTTCGGCAAGGTGAGCGTGCTCCAGGAGATCGCCAAGGCCAAGAAGAAGCCTGCCGAGGCCCGTGCCGTCATCCAGATCGGCATCGTCATCGGTGGCGCGGACGGCGACTTCGACAAGACCGAGCAGGCCGTCGTACGCGAGGCGTGCTTCACCCTGGACCTGCCGCCGCACGAGTTCGACCTCTGATTCGTTCTCGGATTCGGCCTCTGATTCGACCTCGGAGCGGCACGCCCGCAGCGACAGGTGCGCCTCCCGGCGACAACGCCCGACCCGCCGCCGTCCGGCGGGTCAGAGGGGCGTGGCCGCGTGGAGGATGAAGATCATGGTCACGGCGGAGTTGGCGGACGACATCGCCGAGACGGCCGTCCCCGCCGCCGCACCCCAGGTCGCCAGACCGACCGTGGTGAACACCGACGGCCAACGGCGCCCCACCGGTGCGGGGCCGAGCAGGGCCGCCACCCTGCGCGGCACCGGCCCCGGCGCGGCGAAGCCGGCGAGCGTGGCCGGACGTGTGCCACGGGAACCGGAGACCAGCGCCGCCTTGCCGATCGCCCGCGCCACGGTACGACGGCTGCCGACCACGTGCGCCGCGTCCTCGTCGGCCCATCGCTCCGCCGTGTACGACACGGCCGTACGCAGGGGCTGCAGGAACGGGTTGGCCCGGGCGGCCAGTTGTACGGCGAGCAGGTGGCGGTGGTGCCGGGCGGCGAGGTGGGCGCGCTCGTGGGCGAACAGGGCTCGGCGCTCGGCCGGTTCCAGGGAGTCGAGCAGCGCGGTGGTCACGACGATCCGGTCGCGACCGCCGCCGGGCAGTGCGTACGCGTAGGGAGCCGTGTCGGGCAGGACCGCGACCTCCGTGGCCGGCAGTCCGGCAAGAGCCCGGTGACCCAGGCGCCGGGTCCGGCGGTGCCGCCACAGCGTCCGGGCGCAGGCCAGGGCCACCACGCACAGGGCGGGGATGGCCGCCTTGCCGACGACCTCGTCATAGGGGACGGCCTCGCGCACCTCGGGGTCCGACCAGCCGTCGGGCAGCGGGTTGCCGGGGAGCTGGGCGGTGCCGACCACCATGAGCAGCGCCAGGCAGACCGTGCTGCACACGGCCATCACGGCGGCCACGCCGGTCAGCAGCCGGGTCGCGGTACGCGGATGGAGATGCTGCTCGGCGAGGCGGGCGACCGGCCACGCCGTCAGCGGCAGCACCAACGGCAGAAAGACGAAGACCCCCATGAAACGTCAGTCTCCCCGGCTGTCGCCGGACCGGCCCAGAAGTTCGCGCAGCAGCCGCTCGTCGTCGGGACCGAGACCGGTGACGAAGCTCGCCAGCACGGCCTGTCTGTCTCCCTCGTTGTCCAGCACCCGGCGCATCTTGTGGGCGGCCAGACCGGCCTGGTCCGCCACGGGCAGCCAGGCGAAGGACCGGCCGGCCCGTTCGCGGGTGACCGCTCCCTTGGTCAGCAGCCGCGTGAGGATCGTGATGACGGTCGTATAGGCGAGGCCACTGCCCAGGCGCTCCCGCACCCAGCCCGCCGTCGCCGGTCCGTCCGCCTCCCGCAGCGCGGACAGCACCAACGCCTCCAGTTCACCCTGTCCCCGTCGCCGGGGAGGCTGCCGCTGATTCGTCACGCCCTGTCTCCCTTCCGCTGCCGCGCACTTCACGGGCGCTCCATCGTAAGGACACCCGGGGCCGCGCACCCGCAATCACACTCCGCACTATTTCTACAGTGATGTAGATTGCGTTCCGGTGCAACCGCACCCCAGGATCTCCACCAGGAGGAAAACCATGGGAGTTTCCCTGTCCAAGGGCGGCAACGTCTCGCTCAGCAAGGAGGCCCGGGCTTGACCGCCGTACTGGTCGGCCTGGGCTGGGACGTCCGGACGACCACCGGCACCGACTTCGACCTCGACGCCTCCGCGCTGCTCCTGGACGCCTCCGGCAAGGTCCTCTCGGACCGGCACTTCGTCTTCTACAACAACCTCGCCAGCCCGGACGGGTCGGTCGAGCACACCGGGGACAACCTCACGGGCGAGGGCGAGGGCGACGACGAGTCGATCAAGGTGAACCTGGCGGGCGTACCCGCCGAGGTCGACCGGATCGTCTTCCCGGTCTCCATCCACGACGCCGACAACCGCGGCCAGAGCTTCGGCCAGGTCCGGGGTGCCTTCATCCGGGTCGTCAACCAGGCCGGCGCCCAGGAGATCGCGCGTTACGACCTGTCCGAGGACGCCTCCTCCGAGACCGCGATGGTCTTCGGCGAGCTGTACCGCAACGGTGCCGAGTGGAAGTTCCGCGCGGTCGGCCAGGGGTACGCCTCCGGACTGGCCGGGATCGCCTCCGACTTCGGCGTCAGTATCTGACCGAGGCCGCCACTCGCCGCCCCCGTCACCCCAACACCCACGTCACCCACCTCACCCTGCGTGAGGCTGCCTGGCGCGGCTCGACGGGCCCCGGCGAGCCGCCGCTTACTGCTGCCGGCGCTCCCGTTCCCCGGCAGGGGCGGAGGCAGGTCCCGCCTCCAGCCTCCCCTTTCCCCCCTCCACATCCGCTCGTCCCGCCGACCGGCCCGCCCGCCGGCCCTCCCCAGGAACAGGAACCCCCGTGTTCGGACTGAGCGAACTGGCCGTCATCCTCATCGTCGTCATAGCCGTCCTCGCCGCGAAGAAACTCCCTGAACTGGCGCGCTCGGCAGGCAAGTCGGCCCGAATCCTCAAGGCCGAGGCACGTGCCGCGAAGGACGACGAGAAGGAAGCGGGGTCGGAGGCGGGCTCGGTTCCCCGCGTCATCCAGGGCGAGACGGTCACTCCGGGCACCGGCAAACCCGCCGCGGAACCCGAGCGACCGGACGAGGGGCGCAGCGCGCAGCCGCGCTACAGCTGACGGCTCCGCTGTTCGGCTGTTCGACTGTTCGGTGAGGGCTTGAAAACCCGTTGGCGGGCCATGGCGGCCGCTGCTACCTTTCCGGTGGCCGTGCGAGAGAACGAGGAGGTGGTACCCGTGAACGCTGTATCTACATGGGTGCTCCCCTCCGGGGTCACGGTCGGGCGATAGGTCGTCGTCCGGGAGCGCCGCTCAAGCGAACTCCCGAAAGGCACGACCATGCGATTCACCTCCGAACAGCGTCTCGACGACGGTGTCCTCGAACGCGAATTCACCCTCGGCGAGATTCCCGGCATCCTGTGGACGCCCGGCTCCGCACCCGCCCCCCTGATCCTGCTCGGCCACCCTCCGCTCGGCCTGCGCAAGATGTACCCCCGGCTGGCGGCCCGCGCCCGGCAGGCCGCGGCGGACGGCTTCGCCACGGCGACCATCGAGCTCCCCGGAAGCGGCGACCGGCCCCGTTGGCCCGCCGTCGAGCAGGCCCGCGCCGACCTGCGCCGGGCGATGGAGGCCGGCGAGCGGGTGAGCGACGAGATCGTCGACGCCCTCGTCCTTCCGCTGGTCGAAAAGGCCGTCCCGGAGTGGCAGATGGCCCT
This genomic interval from Streptomyces sp. B21-083 contains the following:
- a CDS encoding sporulation protein, whose product is MVFKRLLGALGVGGPTVDTVLDPAPARPGSTLTGQVHLKGGDADFDIDHITLELVARVEAEHEDGESEGVVVFDRFTVSGGFRLGEGEARSVPFTVVLPWETPVTELYGQSLGIVLGVRTELAVAGAKDKGDLDQLSVAPLPAQEAILEALGQLGFGFKSADLEYGRLHGTGQQLPFYQELELTPAPQYAHQVNEIELTFLASPGGMEVVLEADKRGGFFSEGHDTVSRFTVGHHDVRDWNTEVDGWIRQLVEHRTSYGSQGTYGDAYGHGDHHDSRRSGPGMGTVVAAGAAGLAVGVVGGMVAAEVVDEIGDFFEGDEEDEEG
- a CDS encoding M56 family metallopeptidase, with amino-acid sequence MGVFVFLPLVLPLTAWPVARLAEQHLHPRTATRLLTGVAAVMAVCSTVCLALLMVVGTAQLPGNPLPDGWSDPEVREAVPYDEVVGKAAIPALCVVALACARTLWRHRRTRRLGHRALAGLPATEVAVLPDTAPYAYALPGGGRDRIVVTTALLDSLEPAERRALFAHERAHLAARHHRHLLAVQLAARANPFLQPLRTAVSYTAERWADEDAAHVVGSRRTVARAIGKAALVSGSRGTRPATLAGFAAPGPVPRRVAALLGPAPVGRRWPSVFTTVGLATWGAAAGTAVSAMSSANSAVTMIFILHAATPL
- a CDS encoding BlaI/MecI/CopY family transcriptional regulator; its protein translation is MTNQRQPPRRRGQGELEALVLSALREADGPATAGWVRERLGSGLAYTTVITILTRLLTKGAVTRERAGRSFAWLPVADQAGLAAHKMRRVLDNEGDRQAVLASFVTGLGPDDERLLRELLGRSGDSRGD
- a CDS encoding twin-arginine translocase TatA/TatE family subunit, translated to MFGLSELAVILIVVIAVLAAKKLPELARSAGKSARILKAEARAAKDDEKEAGSEAGSVPRVIQGETVTPGTGKPAAEPERPDEGRSAQPRYS
- a CDS encoding alpha/beta hydrolase; translated protein: MRFTSEQRLDDGVLEREFTLGEIPGILWTPGSAPAPLILLGHPPLGLRKMYPRLAARARQAAADGFATATIELPGSGDRPRWPAVEQARADLRRAMEAGERVSDEIVDALVLPLVEKAVPEWQMALDALLSLPEIGGPVGYSGGVISVGIRLAVVEPRISAAVLFAGSFVPRVMFEEARKVTIPLHVLLQWDDEGNDRQAALDLFDAFGSGEKSLHANLGGHTGVPQFAADTAAQFLTRHLR